The following nucleotide sequence is from Streptomyces xiamenensis.
CCGACCTGTACGAGGAGAGCCGGGCGACGGTGGCCGCGTTCCTCGGCTGCCGCCCCGACGACCAGCTGATCTTCACCCGCTCCACCACCGACTCCCTGAACCTGCTGGCCGGTGCCCTGCCCACCGGCACCCAGGTGTTCGTCTTCGAGACCGAACACCACGCAGCACTGCTGCCCTGGGCGCACCACGGCCACCCCGTGACGTACCTCCCGGCGCCGCGCACCCCGGGGCAGGCCGTCGCCACCCTGGTCAACGCGCTCGCCGACGCCGCCCCCGGGCCCAAGCTGCTGTGCGTCACCGGCGCCTCCAACGTCACCGGCGAACTGTGGCCCATCGCCGAACTCGCCACCGTCGCCCGCCGCTCCGGCGCCCGCACCGTCCTGGACGCCGCCCAGCTCGCCCCGCACCGCCCCGTCGACATCACCGCGCTCGGCGTCGACTGGGTCGCCTTCTCCGGGCACAAGCTGTACGCGCCGTTCGGCTCCGGCGTCCTGGCCGGACGCGCCGACTGGCTGAGCAACGCCGCCCCGTACCTCGCCGGCGGCGGCGCCAGCAATACCGTCACCGCGCAGGACGGCGCGGTCGGCGTCGTGTGGAACGACAACATCTCCCGGCACGAGGCCGGTTCGCCCAATGTGATCGGCGCGTTCGCCATCGCGGCGGCCTGCCGGGCGCTGACCGACGCCGGGTTCGAGCAACTGGTGGCGCGCGAGGAGGAGTTGCTGGCCGTGCTGCGCTCCGGACTGGCCACCGTTCCCGGGGTGCGGCAGCTGGCGCTGTTCGGCCCGGACGCGCCCCGGGTGGCCGTGCTGTCCTTCGTCGTGGACGGCTGGTCCAGCGAGGAGTTCGCCAAGGCGCTCTCCGAGCGCTATGGGATCGGCGTACGCGACGGGCTGTTCTGCGCGCACCCGCTGGTCCGTACGCTGCTGGGCCCGGAGGGCGACGGCGGCCGGGCGGCCGGCTGCGACGGGCCGCTGAAGGCCATCCGGGTCAGCTTCGGAGTGGGCACCCCCGCCGAACACGTGGAGCGCGTGGTGCGCGCGGTGCGCGAACTGGTCGCCGAGGGTCAGCCGGTGGCGGCGCGCTGACCGCGCCCGGCGGCCCGGGCCGGCTGGCACACCGGGCACCAGAACAGGTTGCGGGCCGCGATCTCGGCACGCCGGACCGGGGTCCCGCACACCAGGCAGGGCAGGGTCGCGCGGCGGTAGACGTACACCTCTCCCCCGTGGCCGTCCACGCGCGGCGCCCGGCCCATGGCCCGGGGGGTGTGCTCCGGCCGCACCGTGTCGATGCGGTTGTTGCGCACCCCCTCGCGCATGAGCGGGATGAGGTCCTGCCACATCGCGTCCCACTCCGCGCGCTCCAGCGCCAGGCCCGGCAGATAGGGGTCGATCCCGTGCCGGAAGAGGATCTCGGCCCGGTAGACGTTGCCGACACCGGCGATGATCCGCTGGTCCATCAGCAGTTCGGCGATCGTCGTGCGGCTGGCGGAGATCCGCCGCCAGGCGAGGTCGGGCTGGGCGTCCGCACGCAGCGGGTCGGCGCCCAGACGCCGTTGCACGGCCCCCTTCTCGTCCTGGCTGAGCAGCGCGCACGTGGTGGGGCCGCGCAGGTCCGCGTACGCCTCGGCGGTGGCCAGCCGCAGCCGGATCTGCCCGGTGGGCGGCGGGGGCGGGCCGTCGCCGAAGGCGACCTTGCCGTACAGCCCCAGATGGATGTGCACCCACTTGCGCCAGCCCAGGCCCAGGAAGAGGTTCTTTCCGTGGGCCTCGGTCTCGCGCAGCACCTCACCGTCGATCAGCGCGGCGCCGCCGGCGAACTTCCCCTGCGGGGAGTCCACCCGCACCGCCCGGCCGCCGAACCGCTCGCGGTAGTCGGCGGCCAGCCGGTGAATGGTGTGGCCCTCAGGCATCAGGCGCCGGCGGGCAGCGGCGGCAGCGTGCCGTCCGTCTCGTAGGCGCTGAGCATGTCGATGCGGCGGGTGTGCCGGTCCTCGCCGGAGTACGGGGTGGCGAGGAAGACCTCGACGAAGGTGGTGGCCTCGTCGGTGGTGTGCATGCGGGCGCCGATGCCCACCACATTGGCGTTGTTGTGCTGCCGCCCCAGCTTCGCGGTCTCCACGCTCCAGGCGAGGGCGCAGCGGACGCCCGCGACCTTGTTGGCGGCGATCGCCTCTCCGTTGCCGCTGCCGCCGATGACGACGCCGAGCGCGTCGGGGTCGGCGGCGACCGCCTCGGCGGTACGCAGGCAGAACGGCGGGTAGTCGTCCTGCGCGTCGTACGCGTGCGGACCGCAGTCGACCGGCTCATGGCCGTGCGCCGTGAGCCAGTCGACGAGGTGGTTCTTCAGTTCATAGCCGGCGTGGTCGGAGCCGAGATAGACGCGCATGGGGATGAGTCTGACATGCGCGCGGTGGCCCGGTTACGCGCGCCCCCGGCGACCGGCGATGCGCCAGGCGGCGGGCAGCGCGCCCATCGCGAGGGCCGCCTTGAGGGCGTCACCGATGAGGAACGGCACCAGCCCGGCGGCCATGGCCTCGCCCGCCGACATGCCGGTGGCCAGCGCCAGGTAGGGCACGCCGATCGCGTACGTGACGGCCATGCCCGCCACCATCGTCCCGGCGGTCCGCAGCACCGTACGGTCCCCGCCGCGCCGCGCCAGCTCACCGACGACGGCGGCGGCGACGGTCATCCCGATGATGTAGCCGAAGGACGGCATCCCGAACCCGGAGGACGCCTCCGCGAACCACGGCATACCGGCCATGCCGGCCAGCGCGTACAGCAGCATCGACAGCAGGGCGCGGGCGGGGCCGAGCGAGACGCCGACGAGCAGGGCGGCGAACGTCTGGCCGGTCACCGGCACGGGCGACCCCGGAACGGGCAGCGCTATCTGCGCGGCGACCCCGGTCAACACGGCGCCACCCACGACCAGTGCCACATCCTGCGCCCGGGCCCGGGAGAGGGTCGGGGCGGGCAGCAGATCCGCGAGTACAGCGGTGCTCATATACATCCTCCAAAGAACGAATTCCCCCACCCCCTATCCGACCCCACCCCACCCACCCGGAACAAGAGCCCAATCCACTGCCCGAACCCCTCCCCTCTTATCCACACCCCACAACACGCACCGAACACCTCGCACGTGGAGGCGCCCCCTGTTCG
It contains:
- a CDS encoding biotin transporter BioY → MSTAVLADLLPAPTLSRARAQDVALVVGGAVLTGVAAQIALPVPGSPVPVTGQTFAALLVGVSLGPARALLSMLLYALAGMAGMPWFAEASSGFGMPSFGYIIGMTVAAAVVGELARRGGDRTVLRTAGTMVAGMAVTYAIGVPYLALATGMSAGEAMAAGLVPFLIGDALKAALAMGALPAAWRIAGRRGRA
- a CDS encoding ribose-5-phosphate isomerase gives rise to the protein MRVYLGSDHAGYELKNHLVDWLTAHGHEPVDCGPHAYDAQDDYPPFCLRTAEAVAADPDALGVVIGGSGNGEAIAANKVAGVRCALAWSVETAKLGRQHNNANVVGIGARMHTTDEATTFVEVFLATPYSGEDRHTRRIDMLSAYETDGTLPPLPAGA
- a CDS encoding aminotransferase class V-fold PLP-dependent enzyme — its product is MPTAPIAPAPNTAGCSLPRPLPVLGDEVRAPIADGGEIGYAALDYAASAPALRAVWDEVAAYAPYYGSVHRGAGYLSQLSTDLYEESRATVAAFLGCRPDDQLIFTRSTTDSLNLLAGALPTGTQVFVFETEHHAALLPWAHHGHPVTYLPAPRTPGQAVATLVNALADAAPGPKLLCVTGASNVTGELWPIAELATVARRSGARTVLDAAQLAPHRPVDITALGVDWVAFSGHKLYAPFGSGVLAGRADWLSNAAPYLAGGGASNTVTAQDGAVGVVWNDNISRHEAGSPNVIGAFAIAAACRALTDAGFEQLVAREEELLAVLRSGLATVPGVRQLALFGPDAPRVAVLSFVVDGWSSEEFAKALSERYGIGVRDGLFCAHPLVRTLLGPEGDGGRAAGCDGPLKAIRVSFGVGTPAEHVERVVRAVRELVAEGQPVAAR
- a CDS encoding Fpg/Nei family DNA glycosylase, which encodes MPEGHTIHRLAADYRERFGGRAVRVDSPQGKFAGGAALIDGEVLRETEAHGKNLFLGLGWRKWVHIHLGLYGKVAFGDGPPPPPTGQIRLRLATAEAYADLRGPTTCALLSQDEKGAVQRRLGADPLRADAQPDLAWRRISASRTTIAELLMDQRIIAGVGNVYRAEILFRHGIDPYLPGLALERAEWDAMWQDLIPLMREGVRNNRIDTVRPEHTPRAMGRAPRVDGHGGEVYVYRRATLPCLVCGTPVRRAEIAARNLFWCPVCQPARAAGRGQRAATG